Proteins encoded in a region of the Paenibacillus sp. W2I17 genome:
- a CDS encoding MFS transporter, producing the protein MLQDSKRSTWALLALAISAFAIGTTEFISVGLLPLIADDLGISVTTAGLTVTLYALGVTFGAPVLTSLTSTISRKTLLLAIMIVFIAGNTMASLSTGITMLLIARVVSALAHGVFMSIGSTIAADLVPANRRASAIAIMFSGLTIATVTGVPLGTLIGQHWGWRAAFILIVVVGIIAMIGNLILVPSTLKRGTRTAFRDQLKLVTGGRLLLAFAITAVGYGGTFVVFTYLSPLLHDISGYSEKTVAFILLLYGIAIAIGNIIGGRAANRNPLKALFYMFIIQTIILGVMYFTVPFKLAALLTILGMGLLAFMNVPGLQMYVVTLAERYAPQAKDVASAFNIAAFNAGIAIGAYLGGVINDSIGLIHTTWVGALMVLVAVILTAWAKMLESKDQHASVEMEKASSF; encoded by the coding sequence ATGTTACAAGATTCAAAACGCAGCACGTGGGCGCTGCTGGCGCTGGCTATCAGTGCGTTCGCTATCGGTACCACAGAGTTTATCAGCGTTGGGCTACTGCCCCTCATTGCAGATGACCTGGGCATTTCCGTAACTACAGCGGGACTGACCGTTACTTTATATGCATTAGGCGTTACCTTTGGGGCTCCTGTTCTGACCTCACTGACGTCTACCATATCTCGCAAAACGCTATTGCTTGCCATCATGATTGTCTTCATTGCGGGTAACACGATGGCTTCACTATCGACGGGCATCACCATGTTACTCATTGCACGAGTAGTGTCCGCTCTGGCACACGGGGTGTTCATGTCCATAGGCTCCACGATTGCAGCCGATCTGGTGCCTGCCAACCGTAGGGCGAGTGCTATTGCCATCATGTTCTCCGGTCTAACCATTGCCACAGTAACCGGTGTACCTCTCGGTACACTCATCGGCCAACATTGGGGCTGGCGCGCTGCCTTTATCCTGATTGTTGTGGTTGGCATCATTGCGATGATCGGGAACCTGATACTCGTGCCATCCACGTTGAAGCGAGGAACACGGACGGCATTTCGGGATCAGCTGAAGCTCGTTACAGGTGGACGCTTGCTGCTTGCTTTTGCCATCACTGCTGTTGGGTACGGAGGAACATTTGTTGTCTTTACGTATCTGTCCCCGTTGTTGCATGATATTAGCGGTTATTCCGAGAAAACAGTAGCGTTCATTCTGTTGTTGTACGGAATAGCCATCGCTATTGGCAACATCATCGGTGGCAGAGCAGCCAATCGCAACCCGCTCAAGGCGCTCTTCTACATGTTCATCATTCAGACCATCATTCTCGGCGTGATGTACTTCACCGTCCCGTTTAAGTTGGCAGCACTGCTCACCATTCTGGGTATGGGCCTGCTCGCCTTCATGAATGTGCCTGGTCTTCAGATGTACGTTGTAACCTTGGCTGAACGATATGCACCACAGGCCAAGGATGTAGCCTCAGCCTTTAACATCGCCGCATTTAATGCAGGGATCGCTATAGGTGCCTATTTGGGTGGAGTGATCAATGATTCCATCGGTTTGATTCACACGACATGGGTCGGAGCCTTGATGGTTCTCGTAGCTGTAATCCTGACCGCATGGGCTAAAATGCTGGAAAGCAAGGATCAACATGCATCAGTCGAAATGGAGAAAGCTTCTTCGTTCTAA
- a CDS encoding helix-turn-helix domain-containing protein has translation MVRKKYNISVEATLEVIGGKWKCVILCHLTHGKRRTSDLKRIMPAITQKMLTQQLRELENDGIVNRIVYNQVPPKVEYELSDYGRSLEPILNALCNWGDQHIVKEYGDKSAVLEDNGLNDFNSDNRELVQP, from the coding sequence ATGGTTAGAAAAAAATATAACATCTCGGTTGAAGCTACCCTAGAAGTGATCGGTGGGAAGTGGAAATGCGTCATTCTCTGTCATCTGACACATGGGAAAAGACGAACCAGTGATCTCAAGCGTATTATGCCCGCAATTACACAAAAAATGTTAACACAGCAGCTGAGAGAGCTTGAAAACGACGGAATCGTGAATCGAATCGTATATAATCAGGTCCCTCCCAAAGTAGAATACGAATTGAGTGATTACGGGAGAAGTCTTGAACCGATTCTCAATGCGCTCTGTAACTGGGGAGATCAACATATTGTGAAGGAATACGGAGACAAATCAGCAGTTCTGGAAGATAATGGACTCAATGATTTTAACTCTGACAATAGGGAGCTGGTGCAACCGTGA
- a CDS encoding TIGR00266 family protein yields MNYEILYDGAFAMLKVHLQRGERFKAESGAMVSMTPTVELKGSAEGGMFAGFGRMLSGEKFFFQELTAAGGSAEILLSPSSMGDVEAVELDGSYSLYVQKDGFLAGTEGIQVNTKMQNLKKGLFSGEGFFIIEISGRGTVFLSSYGAIHAINLAAGEEMIVDNAHLVAWPHYVDYRIEKASQGWLSSVTSGEGLVCRFRGEGTILIQSRNPQGFGQWVKQFIPAR; encoded by the coding sequence GTGAACTATGAGATTTTATATGATGGTGCTTTTGCGATGCTCAAGGTACATTTGCAGCGGGGAGAGCGATTCAAGGCCGAGAGTGGCGCGATGGTATCTATGACTCCTACGGTTGAACTGAAGGGTTCGGCAGAAGGTGGAATGTTTGCCGGGTTCGGTCGGATGCTGAGCGGGGAGAAGTTTTTCTTTCAGGAACTGACGGCTGCGGGCGGGTCGGCAGAGATTCTGCTCTCACCTTCAAGCATGGGCGATGTAGAAGCTGTTGAATTGGACGGTTCCTATTCACTCTATGTGCAGAAAGATGGATTTCTGGCAGGAACCGAGGGCATTCAGGTGAATACCAAAATGCAAAACCTGAAGAAAGGTCTCTTTTCGGGAGAAGGTTTCTTCATTATTGAGATCAGCGGACGTGGAACGGTATTTCTATCTTCCTATGGTGCCATCCATGCGATTAATCTGGCAGCAGGTGAAGAAATGATCGTGGATAACGCCCATTTGGTGGCATGGCCTCATTATGTAGATTACCGTATTGAGAAAGCTTCACAAGGCTGGTTATCCAGTGTTACAAGTGGAGAAGGACTGGTATGTCGGTTCCGGGGAGAAGGAACCATTCTTATACAGAGCCGCAATCCGCAAGGATTCGGACAATGGGTGAAGCAGTTTATCCCTGCGCGCTAA
- a CDS encoding MarR family winged helix-turn-helix transcriptional regulator: MTSSRYKNAQESPGYLLWQVTAMWQKEVRRVLEPLELTQPQFVLLHACLWLNEHDEEGKGVTQVQIAQFAKVDVNVTSQVLRALEKRGLITRARHQTDTRANIITTTEEGTRLAVEGIHLVEESDKAFFETLDDRKEEYMEIMQEFLRQKTES; this comes from the coding sequence ATGACAAGCTCACGGTATAAAAACGCACAAGAAAGTCCGGGATATCTGTTATGGCAGGTTACAGCCATGTGGCAAAAGGAAGTACGCAGGGTGCTGGAGCCCCTCGAACTGACACAACCTCAATTTGTATTATTGCACGCCTGTTTATGGCTCAATGAACACGATGAGGAAGGCAAGGGAGTTACTCAGGTTCAAATTGCTCAGTTTGCCAAGGTGGATGTTAACGTGACTTCTCAGGTTCTACGTGCGCTTGAAAAAAGGGGATTAATTACCCGCGCTCGTCATCAGACAGATACGCGTGCCAATATTATCACAACAACGGAAGAAGGAACCCGATTGGCTGTGGAGGGAATCCATCTTGTCGAGGAATCGGACAAGGCATTCTTCGAAACTTTGGATGATCGCAAGGAAGAATATATGGAGATTATGCAAGAGTTTCTTCGTCAAAAAACGGAGAGTTGA
- a CDS encoding aldo/keto reductase produces MEYRRLGNSGLRVSALGLGTNAFGKRADEAASTRIIHAAMDQGINFIDTANIYAGTESERIIGQALTGRRENAVLATKAGLPRHDGPHGRGSSRYHLQQELEHSLRRLQTDYVDLYQIHTFDPHTPLDETLRTLDDMVTSGKVRYIGASNYAAWELMKALGISEQKGYVRYISTQTSYSLADRTPELELVPMCLDQGVGIIPYFPLAGGILTGKYNGQTSVPSGSRADTDPSFNRFLLEHNIQLSEQVSAKAASYGCSPSVLSLAWLLTRPAVSTVIVGATRTEQLEHNLASLDMSLPDELLADLDQISDSFRRREPFASYRID; encoded by the coding sequence ATGGAGTATCGACGTTTGGGCAATAGTGGTTTGCGTGTGTCGGCACTGGGGCTTGGCACCAATGCGTTTGGCAAACGCGCGGATGAAGCGGCTTCTACCCGCATTATTCATGCAGCGATGGATCAGGGAATCAACTTTATCGATACCGCCAATATCTACGCAGGCACGGAATCGGAACGCATCATCGGACAGGCTCTCACAGGTCGACGGGAAAACGCGGTGCTTGCTACCAAAGCTGGATTACCCCGGCATGATGGTCCTCATGGGCGGGGTTCCTCCCGCTACCATCTGCAACAAGAGCTGGAACATAGCCTGCGGCGTCTGCAAACGGATTATGTGGATCTGTACCAGATCCATACTTTTGATCCGCATACACCGCTGGATGAGACACTGCGCACACTGGATGATATGGTCACTTCCGGCAAAGTCCGTTACATCGGGGCCTCCAACTATGCAGCTTGGGAGCTGATGAAAGCTCTGGGCATCAGTGAACAGAAAGGTTATGTGCGCTACATCTCCACCCAAACCAGCTATTCCCTGGCAGACCGTACACCTGAGCTTGAACTGGTACCAATGTGTCTGGATCAGGGTGTAGGCATTATCCCTTATTTCCCGCTGGCAGGTGGTATTCTGACCGGTAAATATAACGGACAGACCAGTGTGCCTTCTGGTTCCAGAGCAGACACCGATCCGTCCTTCAACCGTTTCCTGCTGGAGCATAATATCCAACTGAGTGAACAGGTGAGTGCTAAAGCTGCCTCATATGGTTGCTCCCCGAGTGTGCTATCGCTCGCATGGCTACTGACACGTCCAGCTGTATCCACAGTGATTGTGGGCGCTACACGCACCGAACAGCTGGAACATAATCTGGCTAGTCTGGACATGTCACTGCCTGATGAGCTGTTGGCCGATCTGGATCAGATCAGTGACTCTTTCCGTCGCCGCGAGCCATTTGCATCCTATCGAATCGATTGA
- a CDS encoding LCP family protein — protein sequence MMENSAAHLTRRKPKKPKKKWKKPLIITLSVLLVLGGLGFIYQKQLVVFAFNMFASATVKDALDDSFKPAGDKDAPVVEHTDPFSLLLLGIDQRDNEPSRSDTIIYSVVRPEDNKVLLLSIPRDSYTEIVGRDVKSKINSAYAHGEAKMAMDTVENLLGNKVDFYAAINFNGLKDIVDAVGGVELPIKKNIENKLKIHEKLFVEANKPIYSGEEALGYVRYREDSDFNRTMRHRIFLSAFMNRALEVKNLTKIPDVIQIAGSNFTTNMTSDFIVKFAESLYMKDSIPTISNYMLKGEGATRSGTWYYDLSEDDLQYVRGMIASWLDPDATEIIEPESADQSETSDAA from the coding sequence ATGATGGAAAACAGTGCTGCACATTTAACAAGACGGAAGCCGAAGAAACCGAAGAAGAAATGGAAGAAACCATTGATCATCACCCTAAGTGTGCTGCTTGTGTTGGGAGGACTCGGATTTATTTATCAAAAGCAACTCGTCGTGTTTGCCTTTAATATGTTCGCTTCAGCTACGGTGAAGGATGCCTTGGATGACTCCTTTAAACCAGCTGGCGATAAGGATGCCCCTGTCGTGGAACATACGGACCCGTTCTCGCTCTTGCTGCTAGGGATTGACCAACGGGATAATGAACCAAGCCGTTCGGATACCATCATCTATTCCGTCGTGCGTCCAGAAGACAATAAAGTGCTGCTGCTGTCTATTCCACGCGATTCCTATACCGAGATTGTCGGCCGGGATGTGAAGTCGAAGATCAACTCAGCGTATGCCCATGGTGAAGCCAAGATGGCGATGGATACGGTGGAGAATTTGCTGGGGAACAAAGTGGATTTCTATGCCGCGATTAATTTTAACGGGCTCAAGGATATTGTTGATGCGGTGGGTGGCGTTGAACTGCCGATCAAAAAGAATATTGAGAACAAGCTCAAAATTCATGAGAAGCTGTTTGTTGAAGCGAATAAACCGATCTATAGCGGTGAAGAAGCGCTTGGTTATGTGCGTTATCGGGAAGATTCCGATTTCAATCGGACGATGCGTCACCGGATTTTCTTAAGTGCCTTCATGAATCGTGCGCTGGAAGTCAAAAATCTGACCAAGATCCCGGACGTAATCCAGATTGCCGGATCGAATTTTACAACCAACATGACTTCGGACTTTATCGTGAAATTTGCCGAGTCCTTATATATGAAAGATAGCATACCAACGATCAGCAATTACATGCTGAAGGGGGAGGGTGCAACGCGCAGTGGCACATGGTACTACGATCTGTCGGAGGACGATCTGCAGTATGTGCGTGGCATGATCGCCAGTTGGCTGGACCCGGATGCGACCGAGATAATTGAGCCCGAGTCAGCGGACCAATCGGAGACGAGTGATGCGGCATAA
- a CDS encoding DUF2339 domain-containing protein → MKEFKDRLQQVQEQQKQLAKEYHALLQEYQSDDLIVQNEQLQEQYEAHKLKLQQLELRSRKMEEENARLRMALSEQMLDEKLNLIRVSREKMETYFQGKTAVHNDRIAFHEHRTKSNLNALYNQAAQELQEDSHEVKERIAYLAAEVNERIESHRRAVRDREEALRGHMERGYEHMAEEGLSEETIQRRIKQNRMEMKIGLSWINKVAILLLILGVGAAFQYSYSTWFNDEMKSGAFFLLGALMLAGGEWLFRRKRQTFAMGLLGGGISVLFGSVFYSYFLLHIIGLYTGLALSVLVSAISVLLSLRYQSKTICSLGLVGGYLPLFSYMFSFGLEGPAVYVAMIYLLLLNGIIVFISFGKRWPVVHYISFLFNTPSMLILLWLSPSEKIGMLYSIVTFALYLGITLAYPFKHRMKLTWWDFALLAMNTSISCLMLYVLFDVAGWNDAQGLLALIFCVVYLGLARFVQRNMAQEKQTILLFYVTSLTFAILIIPFQFGAKWLSMGWLIEGVLLVTLGHLKRLKSVERAGWGIVLLCLITFVYYDLLALFFIGERSYFMLKYTSITLGTVLITLYYAWAVHSNSSSRERFNYSPLELGFLNGFKYVTLANLWLYVLYESNELYTRAVDGTFLLYMFYKLLMFAALTIALAYGLNKVKLLRDRYVQVYTTFLHAIGCCIALAVTLTMPALQPEVQQHTAAEIVGLLVLIIFNVGVFFAGRDLLIAGIRGQFKSIEWYPVIAGLYLLGVITVFLTIQFQWGDVGLMFSLIYLLLAILYIAYGFRRKYVMIRRLGLGLTLFATGKMVFYDVGMLTSGSKIFAYFSFGVLLLGISYLYQKVSSRMEEIQSRETVKLDDEPTVPEEDQD, encoded by the coding sequence ATGAAGGAGTTTAAGGATCGGCTTCAACAGGTTCAGGAGCAGCAGAAACAGCTGGCGAAGGAGTATCACGCCCTGCTCCAGGAATACCAGTCCGATGACCTGATCGTTCAGAATGAACAGTTACAGGAACAGTATGAAGCTCACAAACTCAAGCTGCAACAGCTCGAACTTCGCTCACGCAAGATGGAAGAAGAGAATGCGCGTCTTCGCATGGCGTTATCCGAGCAGATGCTGGATGAAAAGCTGAATCTGATCCGGGTATCCCGGGAGAAGATGGAGACCTATTTTCAAGGGAAAACAGCAGTACATAATGATCGAATTGCATTCCATGAACATCGAACCAAATCCAATCTAAACGCGCTGTACAACCAGGCCGCACAGGAGTTGCAAGAGGATTCCCACGAGGTGAAGGAGAGGATTGCTTACCTTGCGGCAGAGGTGAATGAGCGCATTGAATCGCACAGACGAGCCGTACGGGATAGAGAAGAGGCTCTGCGTGGGCACATGGAACGTGGATATGAGCATATGGCGGAGGAAGGGTTGAGCGAAGAGACTATTCAACGCCGGATCAAGCAGAATCGCATGGAGATGAAGATTGGACTCAGCTGGATCAACAAAGTAGCCATCCTGCTCCTCATTCTGGGGGTTGGAGCAGCGTTTCAATACTCGTACTCGACCTGGTTCAATGACGAGATGAAGAGCGGAGCCTTTTTCCTGCTCGGTGCACTGATGCTCGCTGGAGGAGAGTGGCTGTTCCGCCGCAAAAGGCAGACGTTTGCGATGGGGCTGCTCGGCGGTGGGATATCCGTGTTGTTCGGCTCCGTCTTCTATAGTTACTTTTTACTGCATATTATCGGGTTATATACGGGACTTGCCCTGTCTGTATTGGTATCGGCAATCTCCGTATTGTTGTCCCTAAGGTATCAGTCGAAGACCATCTGTTCATTGGGTCTGGTAGGCGGATATCTTCCGCTATTCTCCTACATGTTCTCGTTCGGGCTTGAGGGCCCTGCTGTCTATGTAGCCATGATCTACCTGCTGCTCTTAAACGGCATTATTGTGTTCATATCATTCGGCAAACGGTGGCCGGTGGTGCACTATATCAGTTTCCTGTTCAACACACCATCCATGCTTATCTTATTATGGCTGTCGCCAAGTGAGAAGATTGGCATGTTGTATTCCATTGTGACGTTTGCATTATATCTGGGCATTACACTGGCATATCCGTTCAAACACCGGATGAAGTTAACTTGGTGGGATTTCGCTCTGCTCGCTATGAATACAAGCATCAGCTGTCTGATGTTATACGTATTATTTGATGTGGCGGGTTGGAATGATGCTCAGGGCTTGCTGGCGTTAATCTTCTGCGTGGTGTATCTGGGCCTCGCACGATTCGTTCAGCGCAATATGGCTCAGGAGAAACAGACCATTCTGCTCTTCTATGTCACTTCCCTGACCTTTGCCATTCTGATTATTCCGTTCCAATTCGGGGCCAAGTGGTTATCGATGGGTTGGTTAATTGAAGGGGTTCTGCTGGTTACGCTTGGACATCTGAAGCGGCTCAAGTCGGTGGAACGTGCCGGGTGGGGCATTGTGCTTCTATGTCTAATCACTTTTGTGTACTACGATCTGCTGGCGCTATTCTTCATCGGGGAACGTTCTTACTTTATGTTAAAATACACCAGCATTACGCTGGGAACTGTGCTTATTACACTGTATTATGCCTGGGCAGTTCACAGCAACTCATCTTCCAGAGAGAGATTCAATTACAGCCCGCTGGAGCTGGGTTTCCTGAACGGATTCAAGTATGTGACACTTGCGAATCTGTGGTTATACGTGCTGTATGAGTCGAATGAATTGTATACCAGAGCTGTCGATGGGACGTTCCTGTTATACATGTTCTACAAGTTGCTCATGTTCGCAGCGCTCACCATTGCATTGGCCTATGGACTGAACAAGGTGAAGCTGCTGCGTGATCGATACGTGCAGGTGTATACCACCTTCTTGCATGCTATTGGCTGCTGTATTGCACTGGCCGTAACCTTAACCATGCCAGCGCTTCAGCCGGAAGTTCAACAGCATACAGCGGCAGAGATTGTTGGTTTGCTGGTGTTGATTATCTTTAACGTAGGGGTATTCTTTGCAGGAAGGGATCTGCTGATTGCAGGCATCCGCGGGCAGTTCAAGAGCATTGAATGGTACCCGGTTATCGCAGGGTTGTACCTGCTAGGTGTCATCACCGTCTTCCTGACGATCCAGTTCCAGTGGGGTGATGTGGGGCTGATGTTCAGCCTGATCTATCTGCTGCTCGCGATTCTCTATATTGCCTATGGATTCCGTAGAAAATATGTCATGATTCGGCGTCTCGGCCTTGGCCTAACGTTGTTCGCTACGGGTAAGATGGTGTTCTATGATGTGGGGATGCTTACCTCGGGCAGCAAAATCTTTGCCTATTTCAGCTTTGGCGTACTATTGCTTGGGATCTCTTACCTGTATCAGAAGGTGTCCAGCCGGATGGAGGAAATACAGTCCAGAGAGACAGTGAAGCTTGACGATGAGCCGACTGTGCCGGAGGAAGACCAAGATTGA
- a CDS encoding FHA domain-containing protein translates to MRETAKIVIRTPGQESDGSFAYVSQGRSITVGRYTGSSELDLSIYNQMISKRHCRIHYDVQQQLWIEDLDSKNGTELNGQRLVPYEKYPFGEGDSLTLVNGLIQLRAEGDLGETREYRVSDLLGEGVRLLDHLQTVQIGEVEIPLSKKEYQLFKLLYSELDHFVTREQIVAQVWPERSMLESEAVGIDEINSLIYRTNRKLGVHFTIKSVYKKGVYMKSHVPE, encoded by the coding sequence ATGCGGGAGACGGCAAAAATCGTCATTCGTACGCCAGGACAGGAAAGTGACGGCTCATTCGCATATGTAAGCCAGGGTCGCTCCATTACGGTGGGACGTTACACAGGCAGTAGTGAATTGGACTTGTCTATCTATAATCAGATGATATCAAAGCGGCATTGCCGCATTCATTATGATGTACAGCAACAGCTATGGATTGAGGATCTGGATAGCAAAAATGGAACCGAACTGAACGGGCAGCGCCTCGTTCCCTATGAGAAATATCCGTTTGGTGAGGGAGACAGCCTGACGTTGGTCAACGGCTTGATCCAGCTTCGCGCTGAAGGGGATCTTGGAGAGACCAGGGAATATCGTGTGTCGGATCTACTGGGTGAGGGCGTACGTTTACTGGATCACCTGCAAACCGTACAGATCGGTGAAGTGGAGATTCCGCTGTCCAAGAAGGAATATCAGCTGTTTAAGCTGCTGTATAGTGAACTGGACCATTTTGTGACCCGAGAGCAGATTGTGGCTCAGGTGTGGCCGGAACGGAGCATGCTGGAGAGTGAAGCGGTAGGGATCGACGAGATTAACTCGCTAATCTATCGGACGAATCGCAAGCTGGGTGTACACTTTACCATCAAGTCCGTTTATAAAAAAGGTGTATATATGAAGTCTCATGTGCCGGAATGA
- a CDS encoding class I SAM-dependent methyltransferase, translating to MFIIYLIPWLIAVVTLICVISIVLVSWKNGISPMPTSGRVRQVVIQEVNRIPGYGDVLEAGSGWGTLGLDVVRHCPGKRLTGIENSIIPLWCSQLIAYLSARLRRAKGNKHSLKGRLRFMRGDIYTSSYEHADCVICYLFPGAMTRLLDKFSRELPPGAKVISVCFALPGKEPLRTITCRDALRTKVYVYSF from the coding sequence ATGTTCATCATTTACCTGATTCCATGGCTGATTGCCGTGGTGACATTGATATGTGTCATATCCATCGTACTTGTCAGTTGGAAAAACGGGATTTCCCCGATGCCCACATCCGGCCGTGTCAGGCAGGTGGTCATTCAGGAGGTGAACCGTATTCCAGGGTACGGGGATGTGCTTGAAGCTGGCTCCGGATGGGGCACACTGGGACTGGATGTTGTAAGACACTGCCCTGGTAAAAGGCTGACCGGTATTGAGAATTCTATCATTCCCTTATGGTGTTCCCAACTGATTGCCTATCTCAGTGCTCGCTTACGTCGAGCCAAGGGAAACAAGCACTCTCTCAAGGGCAGGCTGCGCTTCATGCGCGGGGATATCTACACCAGTTCCTATGAACATGCGGATTGTGTGATCTGTTATCTGTTCCCGGGTGCCATGACCCGGCTTCTGGACAAGTTCAGTCGGGAGCTTCCGCCGGGTGCCAAGGTGATTAGCGTCTGTTTTGCCCTGCCAGGAAAAGAACCGCTACGCACCATCACATGCCGGGATGCCCTGCGTACCAAGGTGTATGTGTATTCCTTTTAA